The following are encoded in a window of Dictyostelium discoideum AX4 chromosome 6 chromosome, whole genome shotgun sequence genomic DNA:
- the dtd gene encoding D-tyrosyl-tRNA deacylase (Similar to Tyr) has translation MKAIIQRVKSSSVTVEGEVISEIKQGLMCLIGIGRDDTKEDAEYITRKILNLRLWKNEDGTKNWDRSVQQMDYEILFVSQFTLFAQLKGNKQSYHLAMAPELSKQFYLDFLENAKKSYKPEKIKDGRFGAMMDVQLINDGPVTIQLDSKEK, from the exons ATGAAAGCAATTATACAAAGAGTTAAAAGTTCATCTGTAACAGTAGAGGGTGAAGTTATATCAGAGATTAAACAAGGACTTATGTGTTTAATTGGTATTGGGAGAGATGATACCAAAGAGGATGCTGAGTACATCACCAgaaagatattaaatttacGTCTTTGGAAAAATGAAGATGGCACAAAGAATTGGGATAGAAGTGTCCAACAAATGGACTATGAAATTTTATTCGTAAGTCAATTCACACTCTTTGCTCAATTAAAAGGAAATAAACAATCCTATCATCTTGCTATGGCTCCagaattatcaaaacaattttatttagattttttagaaaatgcTAAAAAATCTTATAAAcctgaaaaaattaaag ATGGAAGATTTGGAGCAATGATGGAtgttcaattaattaatgatggtCCTGTTACTATTCAATTAGACTCTAAagagaaataa
- the gnt2 gene encoding GlcNAc transferase → MVVSKKPFIYTVGAVLIIVLIFQMNYYFRIDSKLTERDVKNSVNGGISGGINRNVVGEEIDPTIFVSLAAYRDVFCSDTINYIFNHANRPEKIFIGIVDQGSEFLEEDPNQDPSFPNSYCYRGLKVAPELIQSNVRRIALTVAQSKGPTLARYYATTLYNNETYFMQVDSHLRFIKGWDSLIINDLWLTKSYAPIGENGIPRTVLTHYPMAYNVEDSGLPVIDQTGVPRLCKGEFNSRGIITFNSFILKATTKPAECPYIAAGFFFTSGEAIKLVPFDPHLSNLFEGEEILYSVRMYSAGFRFFAPTLNVCFHYYSRPKSPKFWEDNKQYYLDMQKSVERLKYILRWPLENTPDLSEPQFAEIDKYTIANTTILTEYYQRWKIDVENKKVHWHQFCDQQPPQE, encoded by the exons ATGGTAGTTTCAAAGAAACCTTTCATTTATA cTGTTGGAGCGGTTTTaattatagttttaatatttcaaatgaattattattttagaatCGATTCAAAATTAACAGAAAGAGATGTAAAAAATTCAGTAAATGGTGGAATATCAGGAGGAATAAATAGGAATGTGGTAGGAGAAGAGATAGATCCAACCATATTTGTATCATTAGCAGCATATAGGGATGTATTTTGTTCAGACactataaattatatatttaatcaTGCCAATCGACCAGAGAAAATATTCATTGGTATAGTAGATCAAGGATCAGAGTTTTTAGAGGAAGATCCAAATCAAGATCCATCATTTCCAAATTCATACTGTTATAGGGGGTTAAAGGTAGCACCCGAATTGATACAATCAAATGTTAGAAGAATAGCATTGACAGTGGCACAATCGAAAGGACCAACATTAGCACGTTATTATGCAACAACCCTCTACAACAATGAGACATATTTCATGCAAGTCGATAGTCATCTACGTTTTATTAAAGGTTGGGATTCATTGATTATCAATGATCTTTGGTTGACAAAATCATACGCACCTATTGGTGAAAATGGTATACCACGTACCGTATTAACTCATTATCCAATGGCTTACAATGTTGAAGATAGTGGTTTACCAGTGATTGATCAAACAGGTGTACCAAGATTATGTAAAGGTGAATTCAATTCTCGTGGTATCATCACCTTCAATTCATTCATCCTAAAGGCAACAACTAAGCCTGCCGAATGTCCTTACATTGCCGCTGGTTTCTTTTTCACCTCTGGTGAAGCAATTAAATTGGTACCATTTGATCCTCATCTTTCAAATCTATTCGAAGGTGAAGAAATTCTATACAGTGTTAGAATGTATTCAGCTGGATTTAGATTCTTTGCTCCAACTCTCAACGTTTGTTTTCACTATTACTCTCGTCCAAAATCTCCAAAATTCTGGGAAGATAATAAACAATACTATTTAGATATGCAAAAATCGGTTGAACGTTTAAAATACATCTTACGTTGGCCTTTAGAGAATACTCCTGATCTCTCTGAACCACAATTTGCTGAAATCGATAAATATACCATTGCTAATACTACCATTTTAACTGAATATTATCAACGTTGGAAAATTgatgttgaaaataaaaaagtacaTTGGCATCAATTTTGTGATCAACAACCTCCACaagaataa
- the sptB gene encoding serine C-palmitoyltransferase subunit: MEDKEDVENVDDVGYLPILFLYIAYAFIIFNGKLAEFIGKLKGERYLHTPEGYAPLFVEFEYFYQRRMYGRIKDAWDRPINSIAGAWIDVMPRASKHYSQRLELTGGKTIKCLNLGSYNYLGFAQNEGPVADKVIDSIYKYGVYTGSTSAEVGLSEPQRDLENLTARFVGKEDAIVFEMGFATNSGTLPALIGKGGLIISDSLNHASLATGCKNTGCKVKVFRHNDSKHLEEVIRESIIQGQPRTHRPWTMILIIIEGIYSMEGEVANLPEILAIKKKYKCYLYIDEAHSIGALGKTGRGIVDYYGIDPKEIDILMGTYTKSFGAIGGYVASDKSLIDHLRQSSFSQVYANSMSPVCAVQALEALRVIMGEDGTDTGAKKLKQLHDNSNYFREKIREMGFVILGNKDSPVIPLMLFNPAKLSAFSRLCLEKHIAVVVVGYPATPLTEPRTRFCISASHTIEDLDWALRQIDEIGDLITLKFHKGKYLKSK; this comes from the exons ATGGAAGATAAAGAAGATGTCGAGAATGTAGATGACGTTGGCtatttaccaattttatttttatatatagcATATgcatttatcatttttaatggtAAACTAGCAGAATTTATTGGTAAATTAAAGGGTGAAAGATATTTACATACACCAGag ggATATGCACctttatttgttgaatttgaatatttttatcaaagaCGTATGTATGGTAGAATTAAAGATGCATGGGATAGACCAATCAATAGTATAGCAGGAGCATGGATTGATGTTATGCCAAGAGCTAGTAAACATTATTCTCAACGTTTAGAGTTAACAGGAGGAAAGACAATCAAATGTTTGAATTTAGGaagttataattatttaggATTTGCACAAAATGAAGGACCAGTAGCAGACAAAGTGATCGATAGTATCTATAAATATGGTGTTTACACTGGTAGCACGAGTGCAGAGGTAGGATTAAGTGAACCACAAAGAGATTTGGAGAATTTAACAGCTCGTTTCGTTGGAAAAGAGGATGCAATCGTATTTGAAATGGGATTTGCAACCAACTCTGGTACATTACCAGCATTGATTGGTAAGGGTGGTTTAATCATTAGTGATTCATTGAATCATGCATCATTGGCCACCGGTTGTAAGAATACAGGTTGTAAAGTTAAGGTATTTCGTCATAACGATTCCAAACATTTGGAAGAGGTCATTAGAGAGTCAATCATTCAAGGTCAACCACGTACTCATCGTCCATGGACTATGATTTTAATCATTATTGAAGGTATCTACTCTATGGAGGGTGAGGTTGCAAATCTTCCAGAGATTCTTGCCATCAAAAAGAAGTACAAATGTTACCTCTACATCGATGAGGCTCATTCAATTGGTGCCCTTGGTAAAACGGGTCGTGGTATCGTCGATTACTATGGTATCGATCCAAAGGAGATCGATATCCTTATGGGTACTTACACAAAATCATTTGGTGCAATCGGTGGTTATGTTGCAAGTGATAAATCTTTGATCGATCATCTTCGTCAATCTTCTTTCTCTCAAGTTTATGCAAATAGTATGAGTCCAGTTTGCGCTGTGCAAGCTTTGGAGGCTTTACGTGTTATCATGGGTGAAGATGGTACTGACACTGGtgcaaagaaattaaaacaattacatGACAATTCAAATTACTTTAGAGAGAAAATTCGTGAAATGGGTTTCGTTATCTTGGGTAATAAAGACTCTCCAGTCATTCCTTTGATGTTATTTAATCCTGCTAAATTATCGGCTTTCTCCCGTCTTTGTCTAGAGAAACATATTGCTGTCGTTGTCGTTGGTTATCCTGCTACACCTTTAACTGAACCACGTACTCGTTTCTGTATTTCAGCTTCTCATACCATTGAAGATTTGGATTGGGCACTTCGTCAAATTGATGAGATTGGTGATCTTATCACTTTGAAATTCCATAAaggaaaatatttaaaaagtaaataa
- the tmem184D gene encoding transmembrane protein 184D, translated as MTFVWKDFLNENVTFYHAAIVIGLILCVVTVIMTSHLIYKHFKYYCQPDHQRYIVRIIFMIPIYSIFTILSIIFHQYEIYFALARDCYESYVIYSFFALLISYGGGDSNLVTHFIAHEPVSLSPFKQIEYLYKPSDRIFILQYVIIKPLMAILVIILTVYNRQGNSFMQFNTLYPYNMTITFVSVGLALYFVMLFLKISHDEVSPFKPVLKFLSIKILIGLIFWQYMALIALDYFGMIPESHEFDSDELLVFICNCLILIEMLFCAILHFYAYPYELYRVMTLNSAPLLEKNFHKVGSIFNNVAHSIKQTDMIEETIKSIKGTNIYKKDKSKGKGKGKNENYDGLGDDEQYDEDFDIAPIEMGEFQKPQQYNDKSAIIDFDVNNDKQHQNDYNYDINGGGGGGVDDEYELDQYIDQYIDDFEKDPDIINIINSSVNNKNNITSIGVHSGNEYNKYSNDDSYLTDDFFFSMMSNIKSNNNNNIEQYNENDADNHGPMV; from the exons ATGACATTTGTATGGAAGGATTTcttaaatgaaaatgttaCATTTTATCATGCGGCAATTGTAATAGGACTAATTTTATGTGTTGTAACAGTTATAATGACCTCACATCTTATTTATAAAcactttaaatattattgtcAACCGGATCACCAACGTTATATTGTTAGAATCATATTCATGATTCCTATTTATAGTATATTCACAATTCTTTCAATCATTTTTCATCAATACGAAATTTATTTTGCTTTAGCAAGAGACtg ttATGAGTCTTATgtaatttatagtttttttgcATTATTAATTAGTTATGGCGGAGGTGATAGTAATTTGGTAACACATTTTATTGCACACGAACCAGTATCATTAAGTCCATTCAAACAAAtagaatatttatataaaccTAGCGA tagaatatttattttacaatatGTTATTATAAAACCATTGATGGCAATTttagttattattttaactGTTTACAATAGACAGGGTAATAGTTTCATGCAATTTAATACCTTATACCCATATAATATGACAATTACTTTTGTGTCTGTTGGTTTAGCTTTATATTTTGTAATGTTGTTTTTAAAG ataTCTCACGATGAAGTATCACCATTCAAACCagttttaaagtttttatcaatcaaaattttaattggacTCATTTTTTGGCAATATATGGCATTAATTGCTTTGGATTATTTTGGTATGATACCAGAATCCCACGAATTTGATAGTGATGAACTTCttgtttttatttgt aattgtttaattttaatagaaaTGTTATTTTGTGCTATATTACATTTTTATGCGTACCCATATGAATTATATAGGGTGATGACATTAAATTCAGCACCATTATTAGAGAAAAATTTCCATAAGGTTggttcaatatttaataatgtgGCACATTCAATTAAACAAACTGATATGATTGAAGAAACAATTAAATCTATAAAGGGtacaaatatttataaaaaagataaaagtaAAGGAAAAGGTAAaggtaaaaatgaaaattatgatGGTTTAGGTGATGATGAACAATATGATGAAGACTTTGATATAGCTCCAATTGAAATGGGTGAATTTCAAAAACCACAACaatataatgataaatctGCAATTATCGATTTTGatgttaataatgataaacaaCACCAAAATGATTATAATTACGATATTAATGGCggcggtggtggtggtgttgatgatgaatacGAACTTGATCAATATATAGATCAATatattgatgattttgaaaaagatcctgacatcatcaatatcattaattctagtgtaaataataaaaataatatcactTCAATTGGTGTTCATAGTGGaaatgaatataataaatactCAAACGATGATAGTTACTTAACTGATGATTTCTTCTTTTCAATGAtgtcaaatattaaatcaaataataataataatatcgaacaatataatgaaaatgatgccGATAATCATGGACCCatggtttaa
- the mhkA gene encoding Alpha kinase family protein, with amino-acid sequence MFNIKKRKESITGIPPINVNSPQSVPLSGTLQSPLITPNSPNFVSRQCPFKKFGCSSFLVSKAEFDNHLKDDAQFHLQLAVEKFDHQFDLHTQLMAHFTEQMEDQLEKTMKVVRNHTDSLGGNVQTKLDEGIEKCMAFAKKVEQQQQQLAKRLITQQIQEKKSTSSPLVKGGISGGGGSGGDDSFDGANISSMSTSKQELQQELQSLSIKMKKELTELSDELSQKLERSTGNIDIKIKRIEGEVNEKIDKRQLVSTIDDSIGKKTDSIGYTLESSIIKKVEEKEKKKSEQNQLLFDSKIESLKDKIKIIETQQLDTSSEVRKLKLESTSSGNLMAGLNGTSGRPSSSSHFIPSSVSAAANNINKNEIMEEVKKVEEKLQKKIREEIDNTKSELSKVERSVKDNRSEIEGLEKDCKNQFDKQDNKIKQVEDDLKKSDSLLLLMQNNLKKYNEFVDRERDRESERLKLQDSIKRLEQNQKKIEAEIQEGNEQVERVLREEASISPISSVPKSPITTKRSSIILNSPPMTSQQSSPKIQDLLSSSGSSSVSGINISSETGEMGILWEFDPIINKWIRLSMKLKVERKPFAEGALREAYHTVSLGVGTDENYPLGTTTKLFPPIEMISPISKNNEAMTQLKNGTKFVLKLYKKEAEQQASRELYFEDVKMQMVCRDWGNKFNQKKPPKKIEFLMSWVVELIDRSPSSNGQPILCSIEPLLVGEFKKNNSNYGAVLTNRSTPQAFSHFTYELSNKQMIVVDIQGVDDLYTDPQIHTPDGKGFGLGNLGKAGINKFITTHKCNAVCALLDLDVKLGGVLSGNNKKQLQQGTMVMPDILPELMPSDNTIKVGAKQLPKAEFSKKDLKCVSTIQSFRERVNSIAFFDNQKLLCAGYGDGTYRVFDVNDNWKCLYTVNGHRKSIESIACNSNYIFTSSPDNTIKVHIIRSGNTKCIETLVGHTGEVNCVVANEKYLFSCSYDKTIKVWDLSTFKEIKSFEGVHTKYIKTLALSGRYLFSGGNDQIIYVWDTETLSMLFNMQGHEDWVLSLHCTASYLFSTSKDNVIKIWDLSNFSCIDTLKGHWNSVSSCVVKDRYLYSGSEDNSIKVWDLDTLECVYTIPKSHSLGVKCLMVFNNQIISAAFDGSIKVWEWQSK; translated from the coding sequence atgtttaatataaaaaagagaaaagagAGTATAACAGGTATACCACCAATAAATGTTAATAGTCCACAATCAGTTCCATTGAGTGGAACATTGCAATCACCATTGATTACACCAAATTCACCAAATTTTGTTTCACGTCAATGTCCATTCAAAAAGTTTGGATGTAGTAGTTTTTTAGTTTCAAAGGCAGAGTTTGATAATCACTTAAAGGATGACGCACAATTTCATTTACAATTGGCAGTGGAGAAATTTGATCATCAATTTGATTTACACACACAATTGATGGCACATTTTACTGAGCAAATGGAGGATCAATTAGAGAAAACAATGAAGGTCGTACGTAATCATACAGATAGTTTAGGCGGTAATGTTCAAACCAAATTGGATGAAGGCATTGAAAAATGTATGGCTTTTGCTAAAAAggttgaacaacaacaacaacaattggcCAAAAGATTAATCActcaacaaattcaagagAAGAAATCAACCTCTTCACCTTTAGTTAAAGGTGGtattagtggtggtggtggtagtggtggcgATGATTCTTTTGATGGCGCAAATATATCATCAATGTCAACTAGTAAACAAGAATTACAACAAGAATtacaatcattatcaattaaaatgaaaaaagaatTGACAGAATTATCCGATGAACTATCACAAAAATTAGAACGTTCAACAGGTAATatagatattaaaataaagagAATCGAAGGTGAAGTTAATGAAAAGATTGATAAACGTCAATTGGTCTCTACGATCGATGATTCAATTGGAAAGAAAACAGATTCCATCGGTTATACATTGGAGAgttcaatcattaaaaaggttgaagagaaagagaaaaagaaatccGAACAAAATCAACTTCTCTTTGATTCAAAGATTGAATCCTTAAAAGATAAgattaaaatcattgaaacTCAACAATTGGATACTTCATCAGAGGTtagaaaattgaaattagaaAGTACAAGTAGTGGAAATTTAATGGCAGGTCTTAATGGTACCTCTGGTAGaccttcatcatcttctcaCTTTATTCCATCCTCTGTTTCTGCCGCTGctaacaatatcaacaagaATGAAATCATGGAAGAGGTTAAAAAGGTAGAAGAGAAACTTCAAAAGAAAATTCGTGAAGAGATTGATAATACAAAATCTGAACTCTCAAAGGTTGAACGTTCCGTTAAAGATAATCGTAGTGAAATTGAAGGTTTGGAAAAAGATTGTAAGAATCAATTCGATAAACAAGACAATAAGATCAAACAAGTTGAGGATGATTTGAAAAAGAGTGATTCATTACTTTTGTTAATGCAAAATAACCTCAAGaaatataatgaatttgttgataGAGAACGTGATCGTGAAAGTGAACGTTTGAAACTTCAAGATTCTATCAAACGTTTagaacaaaatcaaaagaaaatcGAAGCTGAAATTCAAGAAGGTAATGAACAAGTTGAACGTGTTTTACGTGAGGAAGCTTCAATCTCACCAATTAGTTCAGTTCCAAAATCACCAATCACAACCAAACGTTCAtcgattattttaaattcaccacCAATGACTTCACAACAATCATCACCAAAGATTCAAGATCTTCTCTcaagtagtggtagtagtagtgttAGTGGTATAAATATTTCCTCTGAAACCGGTGAAATGGGTATTCTTTGGGAATTTGATCCAATCATTAACAAATGGATTAGATTATCAATGAAGCTAAAGGTAGAAAGAAAACCATTTGCAGAGGGTGCTCTTAGAGAGGCTTATCATACCGTTTCATTGGGTGTTGGAACCGATGAAAATTATCCATTAGGTACAACCACCAAATTATTCCCACCAATTGAAATGAtttcaccaatttcaaagAATAATGAGGCAATGACTCAATTGAAGAATGGTACaaaatttgttttgaaaCTCTACAAAAAGGAAGCTGAACAACAAGCTAGCAGAGAATTATACTTTGAAGATGTTAAAATGCAAATGGTCTGTAGAGATTGGGGtaataaattcaatcaaaagaAACCACCAAAGAAAATTGAATTCCTTATGTCTTGGGTTGTAGAGTTAATCGATAGATCTCCTTCTTCCAATGGTCAACCAATACTTTGTTCCATTGAACCATTATTGGTTGGTGAAttcaaaaagaataattcaaattatggTGCAGTTTTAACCAATCGTTCAACTCCACAAGCATTCTCTCATTTCACCTATGAACTctcaaataaacaaatgaTCGTTGTCGATATTCAAGGTGTTGATGATCTTTACACTGATCCTCAAATTCATACACCCGATGGTAAAGGATTTGGTCTTGGTAATCTTGGTAAAGCAGGTATCAATAAATTCATCACCACTCACAAATGTAATGCTGTTTGTGCTCTTTTAGATTTAGATGTTAAATTGGGTGGTGTACTATCTGGAAATAATAAgaaacaacttcaacaaggTACTATGGTTATGCCAGATATTCTCCCAGAACTTATGCCATCTGATAACACCATTAAAGTGGGTGCAAAACAACTTCCAAAAGCTGAATTCTCAAAGAAAGATCTCAAATGTGTTAGCACCATTCAAAGTTTCCGTGAACGTGTTAACTCGATCGCATTCTTTGATAATCAAAAGTTATTATGCGCTGGTTATGGTGATGGTACCTATAGAGTTTTCGATGTCAATGACAATTGGAAATGTTTATACACTGTCAATGGTCAtagaaaatcaattgaaagtaTCGCTTGTAATAGTAATTACATTTTCACTTCATCACCTGATAACACCATCAAAGTTCATATCATTCGTAGTGGTAACACCAAATGTATAGAGACATTGGTTGGTCACACTGGTGAAGTTAATTGTGTCGTGGCCAAtgaaaaatatcttttcagTTGTAGTTATGATAAAACTATCAAGGTTTGGGATTTGTCAAcctttaaagaaattaaatcatttgagGGTGTTCATACAAAGTACATTAAAACATTGGCTTTGAGTGGACGTTATCTTTTTAGTGGTGGTAACGATCAAATCATTTACGTTTGGGATACTGAAACACTTAGTATGCTTTTCAATATGCAAGGTCATGAAGATTGGGTACTCTCTCTTCATTGTACCGCTAGTTATCTTTTCTCAACCTCAAAAGATAATGTCATCAAGATTTGGGATCTCTCAAATTTCAGTTGTATCGATACTCTAAAAGGTCATTGGAATTCTGTCTCAAGTTGTGTCGTAAAAGATCGTTATCTATACAGTGGTTCTGAAGATAATTCAATCAAAGTTTGGGATCTCGATACACTTGAATGTGTTTACACCATTCCAAAATCTCATTCTTTGGGTGTAAAATGTTTAATGGTTTTCAATAATCAAATCATTTCTGCTGCTTTCGATGGTTCAATTAAAGTTTGGGAATGGCAATCGAAATAA
- the ecmF gene encoding cellulose-binding domain-containing protein, which translates to MMIKAILLISCIFAFLSMGVISDSNQISMSQNQTSTWDDKNTTFTVWEVMLVNNWNATIIDLTITATANFFSSKPSDIWNVEKVSDKVYHFQPYLIQNGLSTGENFTFGYINEAKTQATFEISNIKTK; encoded by the coding sequence ATGATGATTAAAGCTAtccttttaatttcttgtaTCTTTGCATTCTTATCAATGGGTGTTATTTCTGACTCTAACCAAATTTCAATGTCTCAAAATCAAACATCAACATGGGATGATAAAAATACCACATTTACTGTTTGGGAAGTGATGTTGGTAAATAATTGGAATGCAACAATTATTGACTTGACCATTACTGCAACCgctaatttcttttcttcaaAACCAAGTGATATTTGGAATGTTGAAAAAGTTTCTGACAAAGTTTACCATTTCCAACCATATTTAATCCAAAATGGTTTATCAACTGGTGAAAACTTCACCTTTGGTTATATCAATGAAGCTAAAACACAAGCAACATTTGAAATCTCAAAcattaaaactaaataa